The proteins below come from a single Serratia ficaria genomic window:
- the glgC gene encoding glucose-1-phosphate adenylyltransferase, whose translation MVRFENNDPLMLARQLPIKSVALILAGGRGSRLKDLTSTRAKPAVHFGGKFRIIDFALSNCLNSGIRRIGVITQYQSHTLVQHIQRGWSFLNEEMNEFVDLLPAQQRLSTEHWYKGTADAVYQNLDIIRRYEAEYVVILAGDHIYKMDYSRMLIDHVEKGAQCTVACLPVPRNEASEFGVMNVDENDLILEFLEKPANPPAMPGNPDMSLASMGIYIFNADYLFRLLEEDMSTPGSTHDFGKDLLPKITAQKAAWAHPFTLSCVTSNPDLPPYWRDVGTLEAYWRANLDLASVTPELDMYDRAWPIRTHMEPLPPAKFVQDRSGSHGMTMNSLVSGGCIVSGSVVVHSVLFPRVRVNSFCTIDSTVLLPDVNVGRSCRLRRCIIDRACHIPEGMVIGENADEDSKRFYRSEGGIVLVTREMLSKL comes from the coding sequence ATGGTTAGGTTTGAAAATAACGACCCCCTGATGTTGGCGCGCCAACTGCCGATCAAGTCCGTTGCCCTGATCCTGGCCGGCGGCCGCGGTTCGCGCCTGAAAGATTTAACCTCAACCCGCGCCAAGCCTGCCGTACACTTTGGCGGCAAGTTCCGCATCATCGATTTCGCCCTGTCCAACTGCCTGAACTCGGGTATCCGCCGCATCGGCGTGATCACGCAATACCAATCGCACACCCTGGTGCAGCACATCCAACGCGGCTGGTCGTTCCTCAACGAAGAAATGAATGAGTTCGTCGACCTGCTGCCGGCCCAGCAGCGCCTCAGCACCGAGCATTGGTACAAGGGCACGGCGGATGCGGTGTACCAGAACCTGGACATCATCCGCCGCTACGAGGCCGAGTACGTGGTGATCCTGGCGGGCGACCACATCTACAAGATGGATTACTCGCGCATGCTGATCGACCACGTCGAAAAGGGCGCGCAGTGCACCGTCGCCTGCCTGCCGGTGCCGCGCAACGAGGCCAGCGAATTCGGCGTGATGAACGTGGACGAAAACGACCTGATCCTCGAGTTCCTGGAAAAGCCCGCCAATCCGCCGGCGATGCCGGGCAACCCGGACATGTCGCTGGCCAGCATGGGCATCTACATTTTCAACGCCGATTACCTGTTCAGGCTGTTGGAAGAGGATATGTCGACCCCCGGTTCCACCCACGACTTCGGCAAGGATCTGCTGCCGAAAATCACCGCCCAGAAGGCGGCGTGGGCGCACCCGTTCACCCTGTCCTGCGTCACGTCCAACCCCGACCTGCCGCCGTACTGGCGCGACGTGGGCACGCTGGAAGCCTATTGGCGCGCCAACCTCGATCTGGCCTCGGTGACGCCGGAGCTGGACATGTATGACCGCGCCTGGCCGATCCGCACCCATATGGAGCCGCTGCCGCCGGCCAAGTTCGTGCAGGACCGTTCCGGCAGCCACGGCATGACCATGAACTCGCTGGTGTCCGGCGGCTGCATCGTCTCCGGTTCGGTGGTGGTGCATTCGGTGCTGTTCCCGCGGGTGCGGGTGAACTCGTTCTGCACCATCGACTCTACCGTATTGCTGCCGGACGTGAACGTCGGCCGCTCTTGCCGCCTGCGGCGCTGCATCATCGACCGCGCCTGCCATATCCCCGAAGGCATGGTGATCGGTGAAAACGCCGACGAAGACAGCAAGCGTTTTTATCGTTCGGAAGGCGGCATTGTGCTGGTGACGCGCGAAATGTTGTCAAAGTTGTGA
- the glgX gene encoding glycogen debranching protein GlgX produces MTELKPGLAAPLGAHYDGNGVNFSLYSACAERVELCLFDGQRREVRLPLPARSGDVWHGYLPGGKPGQRYGYRVHGPFDPARGLRCNPEKLLLDPAARAVEGPVADHPQLHGGYDRPDAHDSAELMPKCVVVDERYDWQDDRPPATPWGQTVIYEAHVRGLTLLHPDIPPALRGSFAALGHPVMIAYFKRLGITALELLPVQQHTSEPRLQRLGLINYWGYNVLAPYAPDNRYASLRTGSTPLGEFRDAVKALHKAGIEVILDVVFNHSAELDLDGPTLSLRGIDNPGYYWLTPDGDYVNDTGCGNTLRLDSPQGVAWVMDCLRFWVKECHVDGFRFDLGSVLGRTPAFDREAPLFQAMLADDLLSRCKLIAEPWDIGPGGYQVGAFPGRFAEWNDRYRDDMRGFWLQGEVSLGQFARRFAASSDLFNQRGRAPYAAINMLTAHDGFTLQDLVSFNQKHNQPNGEGNRDGSERNFSNNHGVEGPTADDAIVQRRRASQRALLATLLLSQGTPMLLAGDEHGHSQQGNNNAYCQDNATTWLDWATADDSLTAYAAALIRLRRQIPALRQDRWWQDGDGSVRWLNAQGQPPDAQQWEQGDLQLQILLSQRWLLVINATPQAAEMRLPDGDWQVVAPFIQEDSRAVLPAWHQAAHSLCVLVRK; encoded by the coding sequence ATGACGGAGCTGAAGCCCGGCCTCGCCGCGCCGCTGGGGGCGCATTACGACGGCAACGGCGTCAACTTTAGCCTGTATTCCGCCTGCGCGGAGCGGGTGGAGCTGTGCCTGTTCGACGGCCAACGGCGCGAAGTGCGGCTGCCGCTGCCGGCGCGCAGCGGCGACGTTTGGCACGGCTACCTGCCGGGAGGCAAACCGGGCCAGCGCTACGGTTATCGGGTTCATGGCCCGTTTGATCCGGCGCGGGGCCTGCGCTGCAACCCCGAAAAACTGCTGCTGGATCCCGCCGCGCGCGCGGTCGAAGGGCCGGTGGCGGACCATCCGCAGCTGCACGGCGGTTACGACCGGCCGGACGCGCACGACAGCGCGGAGCTGATGCCGAAGTGCGTGGTGGTCGACGAGCGCTATGACTGGCAGGACGATCGCCCGCCCGCGACCCCCTGGGGGCAAACGGTGATCTACGAGGCGCACGTGCGCGGCCTGACGCTGCTGCATCCGGACATCCCGCCGGCGCTGCGCGGCAGCTTCGCCGCCCTCGGCCATCCGGTGATGATCGCCTATTTCAAACGCCTCGGCATCACCGCGCTGGAGCTGTTGCCGGTGCAGCAGCACACCTCTGAACCGCGCCTGCAGCGGCTCGGGCTGATCAACTACTGGGGCTATAACGTGCTGGCGCCCTATGCGCCGGATAACCGCTACGCCAGCCTGCGCACCGGGAGCACGCCGCTGGGTGAGTTTCGCGACGCGGTCAAGGCGCTGCATAAGGCCGGCATCGAGGTGATCCTCGACGTGGTGTTCAACCACAGCGCCGAGCTGGATCTCGATGGGCCGACGCTGTCGCTGCGCGGTATCGACAACCCGGGCTATTACTGGCTGACGCCCGACGGGGACTACGTCAACGATACCGGCTGCGGCAATACGCTGCGGCTGGATAGCCCGCAGGGCGTTGCCTGGGTGATGGACTGCCTGCGCTTCTGGGTAAAAGAGTGCCACGTCGACGGCTTCCGCTTCGATTTGGGCAGCGTGCTCGGCCGCACGCCGGCGTTCGATCGCGAGGCGCCGCTGTTCCAGGCGATGCTGGCGGACGACCTGCTGTCGCGCTGCAAGCTGATCGCCGAGCCTTGGGACATCGGCCCCGGCGGCTATCAGGTGGGGGCGTTTCCCGGCCGCTTCGCCGAATGGAACGACCGTTATCGGGACGATATGCGCGGCTTCTGGCTGCAGGGGGAAGTCTCGCTCGGCCAGTTCGCCCGGCGTTTCGCCGCCTCCAGCGACCTGTTCAACCAACGCGGGCGGGCGCCTTACGCCGCCATCAACATGCTGACCGCGCACGACGGCTTCACCCTGCAGGACCTGGTCAGTTTCAATCAAAAACACAACCAGCCGAACGGCGAAGGCAACCGCGACGGTAGCGAACGCAATTTCAGCAACAACCACGGCGTTGAAGGCCCGACGGCCGACGACGCCATTGTGCAACGCCGCAGGGCCAGCCAGCGGGCGCTGCTCGCCACGCTGTTACTGTCCCAGGGAACGCCGATGCTGCTGGCCGGCGACGAACATGGACATAGCCAGCAGGGGAACAACAATGCCTATTGTCAGGACAACGCCACCACCTGGCTCGACTGGGCCACGGCGGACGACTCCCTTACCGCTTACGCCGCCGCGCTGATTCGCCTGCGCCGGCAGATCCCCGCGCTGCGGCAGGACCGCTGGTGGCAGGACGGCGACGGCAGCGTGCGGTGGCTGAATGCGCAGGGGCAGCCGCCCGATGCGCAGCAGTGGGAGCAGGGCGATCTGCAGCTGCAGATCCTTCTTTCGCAACGCTGGCTGCTGGTGATTAACGCCACGCCGCAGGCGGCGGAGATGAGGTTGCCCGACGGCGACTGGCAGGTTGTCGCCCCCTTTATTCAGGAAGACTCGCGGGCGGTTTTACCCGCCTGGCACCAGGCCGCGCACTCGCTTTGCGTGCTGGTACGGAAATAA